From one Flavobacterium sp. N502536 genomic stretch:
- a CDS encoding zinc metallopeptidase, whose amino-acid sequence MGSGYLILAGAIMLFSWLVSSRLKSKFELYSKLQLRNGMSGAEIAEKMLADNGIRDVRVISTPGQLTDHYNPADKTVNLSEAVYNQRNAAAAAVAAHECGHAVQHAVGYEWLTMRSKLVPIVSVASNYVQWILLAGILMIRTFPGLLLIGIIIFAATTLFTIITLPVEYDASNRALAWLENKHMLTQEEQAGAKDALKWAARTYVVAAIGSIATLLYYISIYSGSRRN is encoded by the coding sequence ATGGGAAGTGGATATTTAATTCTTGCCGGAGCAATTATGTTGTTCAGCTGGTTAGTGAGTTCGAGACTCAAGAGTAAATTTGAGTTGTATTCTAAACTGCAATTGAGAAACGGAATGAGCGGTGCCGAAATCGCCGAAAAAATGCTGGCCGATAATGGTATTAGGGATGTTCGTGTCATTTCAACACCGGGTCAGTTGACCGATCATTATAATCCTGCAGATAAAACAGTCAATTTAAGTGAGGCGGTTTACAATCAGCGCAATGCCGCCGCTGCCGCAGTAGCTGCGCACGAGTGTGGACACGCCGTGCAACATGCTGTGGGGTATGAGTGGCTTACGATGCGTTCTAAATTGGTACCCATTGTAAGTGTAGCCTCCAATTATGTACAGTGGATTCTGTTAGCCGGAATTTTGATGATCAGAACTTTTCCGGGGCTGTTGCTGATTGGAATTATCATTTTTGCAGCAACCACATTGTTTACGATTATTACCTTGCCGGTAGAATATGATGCAAGTAACAGAGCGCTGGCCTGGTTGGAAAATAAACATATGCTAACGCAAGAAGAGCAGGCGGGAGCTAAGGATGCTTTAAAATGGGCTGCCAGAACTTATGTTGTAGCTGCAATCGGATCAATCGCAACGCTGTTGTACTATATCTCAATTTACTCCGGAAGCAGAAGGAATTAA